A window of Gadus chalcogrammus isolate NIFS_2021 chromosome 16, NIFS_Gcha_1.0, whole genome shotgun sequence contains these coding sequences:
- the LOC130405708 gene encoding protein FAM131A-like — MRLTGVAEQFAIAEAKLRAWSSVDGDDSTDDSYDEDFLPANEPATQSTEVSSPFPPYLKDLIHSQMCQNLSLRGLCCEGPGGGGGAEPSPTSDSPDTLCSSLCSLDELHPLLRDLGTSGKPHRHPHGNATELAAKILSVLQGGEELLLARLQRAAAGPPSPAGGSGGGQDSPCYSASYSETYLSPGEEEEGDDGPCKGYKTTVCQVGEEHQPCRRVSDVASSGVVSLDEEEEEGQERQANSQ; from the exons ATGCGATTGACAG gcgtggcAGAGCAGTTTGCCATAGCGGAGGCTAAGCTCAGGGCCTGGTCCTCTGTGGACGGAGACGACTCCACTGATGACTCATACGATGAAGACTTTCTGCCTGCCAACGAGCCCGCCACACAGagcacag AGGTCTCGTCGCCGTTCCCTCcttacctgaaggacctgattcaCAGCCAGATGTGCCAGAACCTGAGCCTCAGGGGTCTCTGCTGTGAGGGGCCcggtggcgggggcggggcagaaccctcccccacctccgaCTCCCCGGACACGCTGTGCTCCAGCCTGTGCAGCCTGGACGAGCTACACCCATTGCTACGTGACCTAGGCACCTCCGGCAAACCCCATCGCCATCCCCACGGCAACGCCACCGAACTGGCCGCCAAGATCCTGTCTGTGCTGCAGGGGGgcgaggagctgctgctggcccGCCTGCAGCGTGCTGCCGCCGGCCCTCCCTCGCCCGCCGGGGGCAGCGGTGGGGGGCAGGACTCCCCCTGCTACTCGGCCTCCTACTCTGAGACCTACCTGTCgccgggagaggaggaggagggtgacgaTGGGCCCTGCAAGGGCTACAAGACAACCGTGTGCCAGGTGGGGGAGGAGCACCAACCCTGCCGGAGGGTGTCGGACGTGGCCTCCTCTGGGGTGGTCTCCCTggacgaggaagaagaggagggccaGGAGAGGCAGGCCAACAGCCAGTGA